In Cynocephalus volans isolate mCynVol1 chromosome 3, mCynVol1.pri, whole genome shotgun sequence, one DNA window encodes the following:
- the DAD1 gene encoding dolichyl-diphosphooligosaccharide--protein glycosyltransferase subunit DAD1 — MSASVVSVISRFLEEYLSSTPQRLKLLDAYLLYILLTGALQFGYCLLVGTFPFNSFLSGFISCVGSFILAVCLRIQINPQNKADFQGISPERAFADFLFASTILHLVVMNFVG; from the exons TTCCTAGAAGAGTACTTGAGTTCCACTCCGCAGCGTCTGAAGTTGCTGGACGCGTACCTCCTGTATATACTGCTGACCGGGGCGCTGCAGTTTGGTTACTGTCTCCTCGTGGGGACCTTCCCCTTCAACTCTTTCCTCTCGGGCTTCATCTCTTGTGTGGGGAGCTTCATCCTAGCGG TTTGCCTGAGAATACAGATCAACCCACAGAACAAAGCAGATTTCCAAGGCATCTCCCCGGAGCGAGcctttgctgattttctcttcGCCAGCACCATCTTGCACCTTGTTGTCATGAATTTTGTTGGCTGA